From Banduia mediterranea, the proteins below share one genomic window:
- a CDS encoding pyridoxal phosphate-dependent aminotransferase: MDTSLAERVGRIKPSPTLAITAKAAELRAAGQDVLSLSAGEPDFDTPEHIKQAAIKAIRDGFTKYTAVGGTPSLKKAIIAKHERDNGLKYEPAQVVASVGGKQACYNLCQALLNDGDEVIIPAPYWVSYPDMALLAGGVPMVVETAAETRLKMTPAQLEAAITPRTRLLFLNSPSNPSGMAYTKAELAALGEVLLKHPRIVIASDDMYEKILWAPEPFANIVNACPELYERTVVIHAVSKTYSMTGWRLGWACGPKWIISAMSKIQSQSTSNPTSIAQVAAETALNGDQACVAEMTAAFKARHDRLVADLNAIDGIECAPGDGTFYAFPDFAGAIRRLGLENDLALGDLLLQKALVALVPGSAFGSEGFARLSFATSETVLEQSVHRIREALA, encoded by the coding sequence GTGGATACTTCGCTTGCCGAACGCGTCGGCCGCATCAAGCCGTCCCCCACCCTCGCCATCACCGCCAAGGCCGCAGAACTGCGTGCCGCCGGGCAGGATGTGCTCTCCCTGAGCGCCGGCGAGCCGGACTTCGACACCCCCGAGCACATCAAGCAAGCCGCAATCAAGGCTATTCGCGACGGCTTCACCAAGTACACCGCGGTCGGCGGCACGCCGAGCCTGAAAAAGGCGATCATCGCCAAGCACGAGCGGGACAACGGCCTGAAGTACGAGCCGGCCCAGGTCGTTGCTTCGGTCGGCGGCAAGCAGGCCTGCTACAACCTGTGCCAGGCACTGCTCAACGACGGCGACGAAGTCATCATCCCGGCGCCGTACTGGGTGTCCTACCCAGACATGGCGCTGCTGGCCGGCGGCGTTCCGATGGTCGTGGAAACCGCCGCCGAAACGCGGCTGAAGATGACGCCGGCGCAGCTCGAAGCCGCGATCACGCCCAGGACCCGGCTGCTGTTCCTCAACAGCCCGTCCAACCCCTCCGGCATGGCCTACACCAAGGCGGAGCTTGCGGCGCTGGGCGAGGTCCTGCTCAAGCATCCGCGCATCGTCATCGCCAGCGATGACATGTACGAAAAAATCCTGTGGGCGCCGGAACCCTTCGCCAACATCGTCAACGCCTGCCCGGAGCTGTACGAGCGCACCGTCGTCATCCACGCCGTCTCCAAGACCTATTCGATGACCGGCTGGCGCCTCGGCTGGGCCTGCGGGCCGAAGTGGATCATCTCCGCGATGAGCAAGATCCAGTCGCAGTCCACCTCCAACCCCACCTCCATCGCCCAGGTTGCGGCCGAAACCGCGCTCAACGGCGACCAGGCCTGCGTCGCGGAAATGACCGCAGCGTTCAAGGCCCGGCACGACCGCCTGGTGGCAGACCTCAACGCGATCGACGGCATCGAATGCGCCCCGGGCGACGGCACCTTCTACGCCTTCCCCGATTTCGCCGGCGCCATCCGGCGCCTGGGGCTGGAAAACGACCTGGCGCTGGGCGACCTGTTGCTGCAAAAGGCCCTGGTCGCCCTGGTACCCGGTTCCGCATTCGGTTCGGAAGGATTCGCCCGGCTGTCTTTCGCCACCAGTGAAACGGTGCTGGAACAAAGCGTGCACCGCATCCGCGAAGCGCTCGCCTAA
- a CDS encoding PQQ-dependent dehydrogenase, methanol/ethanol family, with protein MFKKRTATGWPRHPVVHAALLVSLLALAGAQTARAGTAVDAQRLAEADQELGNWIQHGRTQSEQRYSPLDQINAGNVDDLGLAWYLDLGTKRGLEGTPLVVDGVLYFTGTWSAAYAVDARSGKLLWKNDLNVDRDRGQFACCDVVNRGMAMWNNKLYVGTIDGRLVALDATTGEVVWDKLTVDLERPYTITGAPRVVKGKVLIGNGGAEYGVRGYVSAYDAETGELAWRFYTVPGAPSQPFENPVLEKAAATWDAADKYWEIGGGGTVWDSMAYDPDLDLLYIGVGNGTPWNKEIRNPAGGDNLFLSSIVALRPETGEYVWHYQTTPGEGWDYTATQHLILADVEIEGEERPVIMQAPKNGFFYVLDRRDGRLISAENYVHVSWAKEIDLKTGRPVETDNSYKEHGVYQFPSPMGGHNWQPMCFHPETGYVYIPARELAMMYRQDEGFQYNPNFWNVGMEVMKDITVPAWVPAELVEKVGAATAQGFLLAWDPARQREVWRHNSDSPWNSGALCSGSNLVFEGTGRGYLDAYDAATGKRLWHYDVQQGVIGSPVTYTVDGEQYVSVLVGWGGAFGLSFGFASNTRQAPSVEGRLLTFKLGGQTQLPPVERLRRLPEPPPQTASDEEIEQGAKLYHHYCVYCHGPGAISHPNLADLRYMDAETHRTFDAIVLGGAQRDRGMVSFAGTISPEQSQLIHAYLIELGHNTLETERTRGSLWSRIKSGTYTALAQVAEWGVALLRWFKNAAD; from the coding sequence ATGTTCAAAAAAAGAACCGCCACCGGCTGGCCCCGCCATCCGGTCGTGCACGCTGCCCTTCTCGTCTCGCTGCTGGCGCTGGCCGGTGCACAGACCGCACGTGCTGGCACCGCCGTCGACGCCCAACGACTAGCCGAAGCCGATCAGGAGCTTGGAAACTGGATCCAGCATGGCCGCACGCAGTCCGAGCAACGCTACAGCCCGCTCGATCAGATCAACGCTGGCAATGTCGACGACCTGGGTCTGGCCTGGTATCTGGATCTGGGAACCAAGCGCGGACTGGAAGGCACGCCGCTGGTGGTCGATGGCGTTCTTTACTTCACCGGAACCTGGAGCGCGGCCTACGCGGTCGATGCCCGCAGCGGCAAGCTGCTGTGGAAAAACGACCTGAACGTCGATCGCGACCGCGGCCAATTCGCCTGCTGCGACGTGGTCAATCGCGGCATGGCGATGTGGAACAACAAGCTCTACGTCGGCACCATCGACGGCCGTCTCGTCGCGCTCGACGCGACCACCGGCGAGGTCGTCTGGGACAAGCTCACCGTGGACCTCGAACGCCCGTACACCATCACCGGCGCACCGCGCGTGGTCAAGGGCAAGGTGCTCATCGGCAATGGCGGCGCCGAGTACGGCGTACGCGGCTACGTCAGTGCCTACGACGCCGAAACCGGCGAGCTGGCCTGGCGCTTCTACACCGTGCCGGGCGCTCCGTCGCAGCCGTTTGAAAACCCGGTTCTGGAAAAGGCGGCGGCAACCTGGGATGCCGCGGACAAGTACTGGGAGATCGGCGGCGGCGGCACGGTCTGGGACTCGATGGCCTACGACCCGGATCTTGACCTGCTCTATATCGGCGTTGGCAACGGCACTCCCTGGAACAAGGAAATCCGCAATCCGGCCGGCGGTGACAACCTGTTCCTGTCTTCGATCGTCGCACTGCGCCCCGAGACCGGCGAATACGTCTGGCACTACCAGACCACGCCAGGTGAAGGCTGGGACTACACCGCTACCCAGCATCTGATTCTTGCGGACGTTGAAATCGAGGGCGAGGAACGCCCTGTCATCATGCAGGCCCCGAAGAACGGTTTTTTCTATGTCCTCGATCGCCGGGACGGGCGTCTGATCTCGGCCGAAAACTATGTGCACGTCTCCTGGGCCAAGGAAATCGATCTCAAGACCGGCCGGCCGGTCGAAACTGATAACAGCTACAAGGAGCACGGCGTCTACCAGTTCCCCTCGCCGATGGGCGGTCACAACTGGCAGCCGATGTGCTTCCATCCCGAAACCGGCTATGTGTACATCCCGGCGCGCGAGCTGGCCATGATGTACCGGCAGGACGAAGGCTTCCAGTACAACCCGAACTTCTGGAACGTCGGCATGGAGGTGATGAAGGATATCACCGTGCCGGCGTGGGTGCCTGCGGAACTGGTCGAAAAAGTCGGCGCGGCCACGGCCCAGGGATTCCTGCTGGCGTGGGATCCGGCGCGACAGCGCGAGGTCTGGCGGCACAACAGCGATAGTCCCTGGAACAGCGGCGCGCTGTGCTCTGGCAGCAACCTGGTATTCGAAGGCACTGGCCGTGGTTACCTGGACGCCTACGACGCTGCCACCGGCAAACGACTCTGGCACTATGATGTTCAGCAGGGCGTGATCGGCTCGCCGGTCACCTACACCGTGGATGGTGAGCAATATGTTTCCGTGCTTGTGGGCTGGGGCGGCGCTTTCGGCCTGTCCTTCGGCTTTGCCAGCAATACACGGCAGGCACCCTCGGTTGAGGGACGTCTGCTGACTTTCAAGCTCGGCGGACAGACGCAGCTGCCGCCGGTGGAACGCCTCCGCCGCCTGCCCGAACCGCCACCGCAGACCGCCAGCGATGAGGAAATCGAGCAAGGCGCCAAGCTCTATCATCACTACTGCGTGTACTGCCACGGCCCTGGCGCGATCAGCCATCCGAATCTGGCCGACCTGCGCTACATGGATGCCGAGACCCATCGCACCTTTGACGCCATCGTTCTGGGCGGCGCGCAGCGCGACCGCGGCATGGTGTCCTTCGCCGGCACCATCAGTCCCGAGCAGTCGCAGCTCATTCATGCCTATCTGATCGAACTGGGACACAACACCCTGGAGACCGAGCGGACGCGCGGCTCGCTATGGTCGCGGATCAAGTCCGGAACCTATACCGCGCTCGCCCAGGTGGCCGAATGGGGCGTCGCCCTGCTCAGGTGGTTCAAGAACGCGGCAGACTGA
- a CDS encoding DUF2505 family protein, translating to MNMKAVVPLPAFAQRLIGEALRVTQHYTWDPRRQTGVLHITPSILPIRLEGTLQVPPHPERSRVSSHWRIECRIPLVGHKIDNCCL from the coding sequence ATGAACATGAAGGCAGTGGTTCCCCTGCCGGCCTTCGCACAGCGCCTGATCGGCGAAGCGCTCCGCGTGACGCAGCACTACACCTGGGATCCGCGGCGTCAGACCGGTGTCCTGCACATCACCCCCTCGATACTGCCGATCAGGCTCGAAGGAACCCTGCAGGTGCCCCCCCACCCGGAAAGAAGTCGGGTCAGCAGTCACTGGCGCATCGAATGCCGCATTCCGCTGGTTGGGCACAAGATCGACAACTGCTGCTTATGA
- a CDS encoding aldehyde dehydrogenase family protein, whose amino-acid sequence MNLALRIDSPVGASEPMLRVFESQRDTALRWRQSSAEERVVRIRKLRDAVQAAADDIRRAAAADFRKPEVEVNLTELFTVISEANMAMRRLRRWMKPTRAGFTPLMAGTQGRIEYQPRGRCLIISPWNYPVNLTFCPLVLALAAGNTAILKPSEMTPNLSAVMQKIIDQTFAPDEVALFQGDAEASKTLLDLPFDHIFFTGAPALGKVVMTAAAKNLTSVTLELGGKSPTIIDASADLKTAVQNICWSKFMNNGQTCIAPDHLFVHESVADSFVELAKARLAEVFGADDEARFRSPDLARIVNDRHTARVKRLLDDACAKGARIVAGGDVREGERYIAPTLLEQVPDTAAVMQEEIFGPLLPIIRFRELDEVVDRINAGEKPLALYLWTRDRARARQILDRTSSGGACVNNTVVHALHPLLPFGGVNHSGIGSTHGEFGFRSFSHARAVTDTRIGLTQLFYPPYTPRVKSLIRLVMRWFA is encoded by the coding sequence ATGAACCTAGCCCTCCGCATTGACAGTCCCGTCGGGGCATCCGAGCCGATGCTCCGCGTCTTCGAATCCCAGCGCGACACCGCCCTGAGGTGGCGACAGTCCAGCGCGGAAGAACGCGTCGTTCGCATCCGCAAGCTGCGCGACGCCGTGCAGGCCGCGGCTGACGATATCCGGCGCGCAGCGGCAGCCGACTTCCGCAAACCCGAAGTCGAGGTGAACCTGACCGAGCTGTTCACCGTGATCTCGGAAGCGAACATGGCCATGCGCAGGCTGCGGCGCTGGATGAAGCCGACGCGTGCTGGCTTCACCCCGCTGATGGCTGGCACCCAGGGGCGCATCGAGTATCAGCCGCGCGGGCGCTGCCTGATCATTTCCCCGTGGAACTACCCGGTCAACCTCACGTTCTGCCCGCTGGTCCTGGCGCTGGCCGCCGGCAATACCGCCATCCTCAAGCCCTCGGAAATGACGCCGAACCTGTCGGCGGTCATGCAGAAGATCATCGACCAGACCTTTGCACCGGATGAAGTGGCGCTGTTCCAGGGCGATGCCGAAGCGTCCAAGACGCTGCTGGACCTGCCCTTCGACCACATCTTCTTCACCGGCGCACCGGCGCTGGGCAAGGTCGTGATGACGGCCGCAGCGAAGAACCTCACCAGTGTGACACTGGAGCTGGGCGGCAAGAGCCCCACCATCATCGATGCCAGCGCCGACCTGAAAACCGCGGTGCAGAACATCTGCTGGTCCAAGTTCATGAACAACGGGCAGACCTGCATCGCTCCTGACCACCTTTTCGTACACGAATCGGTGGCCGACTCCTTTGTAGAACTGGCAAAGGCGCGCCTGGCCGAGGTTTTCGGCGCCGACGACGAAGCGAGGTTCCGCTCACCCGATCTGGCTCGCATCGTCAATGATCGCCATACAGCGCGCGTCAAGCGCCTGCTCGACGATGCCTGTGCCAAGGGCGCCCGTATCGTGGCGGGCGGCGATGTGCGCGAAGGTGAGCGCTACATCGCACCCACCCTGCTCGAACAAGTGCCAGACACCGCAGCCGTGATGCAGGAGGAAATCTTCGGCCCGCTGCTGCCCATCATCCGCTTTCGCGAGCTGGACGAGGTGGTGGATCGAATCAATGCCGGCGAGAAGCCCTTGGCGCTCTATCTCTGGACGCGGGACCGGGCACGCGCACGACAGATCCTTGATCGCACTTCATCCGGCGGTGCCTGCGTCAACAACACCGTGGTCCACGCGCTGCATCCGCTACTGCCGTTCGGCGGCGTCAATCACTCCGGCATCGGCAGCACGCACGGCGAGTTCGGTTTCCGCAGCTTCTCGCACGCCCGCGCGGTCACCGACACACGTATCGGGCTCACGCAACTGTTCTATCCGCCCTACACCCCGCGGGTGAAGTCACTGATCCGACTGGTGATGCGCTGGTTCGCCTGA
- a CDS encoding lipid-transfer protein, whose product MKTSVVVAGVGMVPFAKPGTSAPYYDMGTEAARRALADAGLDYNKVQQAYVGYVYGDSTCGQRALYPVGMTGIPVVNVNNNCSTGSTALFLARQAVESGAVDCVIALGFEQMKPGALGSYFDDRPTPFEPFDQVCNELVGQPEVPLAIRYFGGAGMAHMEKYGTKAETFAKIRAKASRHAAKNPVALFRKEISVEEVMDSPTLIGPMTRLMACPPTCGAAAAIVCSEAFAKANGLDMRVRIAAQAMTTDTPSTFEARNMMQLVGSDMARAAADQVYAAAGIGPEDVDVVELHDCFATNELLTYEALRLAPEGGGEKMVEDGDNTYGGRVVTNPSGGLLSKGHPLGATGLAQCTELVQQLRGQAEDRQVEGARVALQHNLGLGGACVVTLYQAV is encoded by the coding sequence ATGAAAACTTCCGTTGTCGTCGCCGGCGTCGGCATGGTGCCGTTCGCCAAGCCGGGCACGTCCGCACCCTACTACGACATGGGCACCGAGGCCGCACGCCGAGCGCTGGCCGATGCCGGTCTGGACTACAACAAGGTCCAGCAGGCCTACGTCGGCTACGTCTACGGTGACTCCACCTGCGGTCAGCGCGCGCTGTATCCGGTGGGCATGACGGGCATCCCCGTCGTCAACGTCAACAACAACTGCTCGACCGGGTCGACCGCGCTGTTCCTGGCACGCCAGGCAGTTGAATCCGGGGCCGTCGACTGCGTGATCGCGCTGGGCTTCGAGCAGATGAAGCCGGGCGCGCTCGGCAGCTACTTCGACGACCGCCCGACCCCGTTCGAACCTTTCGATCAGGTTTGCAATGAGCTCGTCGGCCAGCCCGAAGTGCCGCTGGCCATTCGCTACTTCGGTGGCGCAGGGATGGCGCATATGGAGAAGTACGGCACCAAGGCCGAGACCTTCGCCAAGATCCGCGCCAAGGCCAGCCGTCACGCGGCCAAGAACCCGGTTGCCCTGTTCCGCAAGGAGATCAGCGTGGAGGAGGTCATGGATTCGCCAACACTGATCGGCCCCATGACGCGTTTGATGGCCTGTCCGCCAACCTGCGGTGCGGCGGCGGCGATCGTCTGCTCCGAGGCCTTTGCGAAGGCCAACGGCTTGGACATGCGTGTGCGCATCGCGGCGCAGGCCATGACGACCGATACGCCCAGCACCTTCGAAGCACGCAACATGATGCAACTGGTGGGCAGCGACATGGCACGTGCGGCCGCCGACCAGGTATACGCCGCCGCAGGCATCGGTCCTGAGGACGTTGACGTCGTGGAACTCCACGACTGCTTCGCCACCAATGAGCTGCTGACCTACGAGGCGCTGCGCCTGGCTCCCGAGGGGGGCGGCGAAAAAATGGTCGAGGACGGCGATAATACCTACGGCGGACGCGTCGTGACCAACCCCTCGGGCGGGCTGCTGTCGAAGGGCCATCCGCTGGGTGCGACCGGCTTGGCGCAGTGCACGGAGCTGGTCCAGCAGCTGCGCGGACAGGCCGAAGACCGTCAGGTCGAAGGCGCGCGCGTGGCCCTTCAGCACAATTTGGGTCTGGGCGGCGCCTGCGTGGTCACCCTGTACCAGGCTGTCTGA
- a CDS encoding MaoC family dehydratase N-terminal domain-containing protein, protein MIDVRHIGLQLPTVSFEVERGRLRFFAKATGETRPEYLDEDAARAAGYRSLPAPPTFLMGADLDAGTMTTLLDQLGVPIGRILHGEQSFTYHAPVCAGDVLSVESRISDIYSKKGGALEFIVKDSVIKDTQGKTVVEVRSIIVVRNPQEKSA, encoded by the coding sequence ATGATCGACGTGCGGCATATCGGCCTGCAGCTTCCCACCGTCAGCTTCGAGGTCGAAAGAGGGCGCTTGCGCTTCTTCGCCAAGGCCACCGGCGAGACGCGGCCCGAGTATCTGGACGAGGACGCGGCGCGCGCCGCCGGTTATCGCAGCCTGCCGGCGCCCCCCACCTTTCTGATGGGCGCCGACCTGGACGCCGGCACCATGACCACCCTGCTCGACCAGCTGGGCGTGCCGATCGGGCGCATCCTGCACGGTGAACAGAGCTTCACCTACCATGCGCCGGTATGCGCCGGCGACGTGCTCAGCGTCGAATCGCGAATCAGTGACATCTACAGCAAGAAGGGCGGCGCGCTGGAGTTCATTGTCAAGGATTCGGTCATCAAGGACACGCAGGGCAAGACTGTCGTTGAGGTCCGCAGCATCATCGTCGTGCGCAACCCTCAGGAGAAGTCGGCATGA
- a CDS encoding MaoC family dehydratase produces MNAVRKEQVEVGQELPALKLPPITRTTLALFAGASGDHNPIHIDIDFAKSAGMPDVFAHGMLSMAYLGRFLTQWVPQSQLRHFAVRFSAITPVHAKLTCSGKVAELLERDGVALAKLEIGVVDEKGEVKLAGDALVALA; encoded by the coding sequence ATGAATGCAGTGCGCAAAGAGCAAGTCGAGGTTGGGCAGGAGCTACCGGCACTGAAGCTGCCGCCGATCACACGCACCACCCTTGCATTGTTTGCCGGCGCCTCCGGCGACCATAACCCGATCCATATCGATATTGATTTCGCCAAGTCCGCCGGAATGCCGGATGTGTTCGCACATGGCATGTTGTCGATGGCCTATCTCGGTCGCTTCCTGACCCAGTGGGTACCACAGTCGCAGCTGCGGCACTTCGCCGTGCGTTTTTCCGCGATCACTCCGGTGCACGCCAAATTGACCTGCAGCGGAAAGGTGGCCGAGCTGCTTGAGCGTGATGGAGTCGCGCTGGCCAAGCTTGAGATCGGCGTGGTCGACGAGAAGGGCGAGGTCAAGCTCGCCGGCGACGCGCTGGTTGCGCTCGCCTGA
- a CDS encoding SDR family NAD(P)-dependent oxidoreductase: MKLKDKVAIVSGSGRGIGREIALKLASEGAHVVVNDLDAAPADDTVAAIRDLGGQAVACAGSVTEDGFAERFVNTAIEQFGGLDIIVNNAGYTWDNVIQKMTDEQWQAIMDVHCTAPFRILRAASEFIRVQAKKEAAEGQEVFRKVVNISSIAGTGGNAGQANYSAAKAGIIGLTKAMSKEWGRLKVNVNCVAFGLIKTRLTEAAAGSDANIDVEGRKIKVGVNPDLLKTMEAMVPLGRSGTPAEAAGAVYLFCTPESDYISGQVLLCGGGFSM, from the coding sequence ATGAAACTCAAAGACAAAGTGGCCATTGTTAGCGGCTCGGGCCGCGGTATCGGCCGTGAGATTGCACTCAAGCTGGCCAGCGAAGGCGCCCATGTCGTCGTCAACGATCTGGACGCGGCCCCAGCCGATGACACCGTGGCTGCGATCCGTGATCTAGGTGGGCAAGCGGTCGCCTGCGCAGGCAGCGTCACCGAGGACGGCTTTGCCGAGCGCTTCGTCAACACTGCGATCGAACAGTTTGGCGGCCTGGACATCATCGTCAACAACGCCGGTTACACCTGGGACAATGTCATTCAAAAAATGACCGACGAGCAGTGGCAGGCGATCATGGATGTGCACTGCACGGCGCCGTTTCGCATCCTGCGCGCCGCCTCGGAGTTCATCCGGGTCCAGGCCAAGAAGGAAGCTGCCGAAGGCCAGGAGGTCTTCCGCAAGGTCGTCAACATTTCGTCGATCGCCGGCACCGGCGGTAACGCCGGCCAGGCCAACTACTCGGCGGCCAAGGCCGGCATCATTGGCCTGACCAAGGCCATGTCCAAGGAGTGGGGTCGCCTCAAGGTCAACGTCAACTGCGTGGCCTTCGGTCTGATCAAGACACGGCTGACCGAAGCGGCGGCCGGCAGCGACGCGAACATCGACGTTGAAGGTCGCAAGATCAAGGTCGGCGTCAACCCTGACCTGCTCAAGACCATGGAGGCCATGGTGCCACTGGGCCGCAGCGGCACACCGGCCGAGGCCGCAGGCGCGGTCTACCTTTTCTGCACACCGGAGTCGGACTACATCAGCGGTCAAGTCCTGCTCTGCGGCGGCGGATTTTCGATGTAA
- a CDS encoding acyl-CoA dehydrogenase family protein, with protein sequence MNEELELFRDNVRKFIAAEITPFEEQWNEEQAVNRDLWSKAGAAGLLCTDVPEAFGGAGGTFAHEAVILEEQARAGNTSWAKGVHEIVTHYIVGCGTLEQKQRWLPKLVAGEMVGAIAMTEPGTGSDLQAVRTRAERQGDDYVVNGAKTFISNGQHCGLLIIVCKTDAAEAAKGISLLVVEQPHIQPGFRRGRLLHKIGQKGQDTAELFFEDLRVPAENLLGGREGLGFYQLMNQLPRERLIIGVGAIAAAEAALEHTLAYTRERKAFGKRLLEFQNTRFKLAERKTELTIGRVFIDHCIERLLEGKLDAATASMAKWWGTQKQCEIVDECLQFFGGYGYMLEYPIARFYADARVQKIYGGTNEIMKELIARTLE encoded by the coding sequence ATGAACGAGGAACTGGAACTGTTCCGCGACAACGTCCGCAAATTCATCGCCGCTGAAATCACCCCATTCGAAGAACAATGGAATGAAGAGCAAGCCGTAAACCGGGATCTCTGGTCCAAGGCCGGCGCTGCGGGCCTGCTCTGCACAGACGTGCCCGAAGCGTTTGGTGGGGCGGGCGGGACCTTCGCGCACGAGGCGGTGATCCTCGAAGAGCAGGCCCGTGCCGGGAACACCAGCTGGGCCAAGGGGGTGCACGAGATCGTCACCCACTACATCGTCGGCTGCGGCACGCTGGAGCAGAAGCAGCGCTGGCTACCGAAGCTGGTCGCCGGTGAAATGGTCGGCGCCATTGCCATGACCGAACCCGGTACCGGTTCCGACCTGCAGGCAGTGCGCACGCGAGCCGAACGTCAGGGCGACGATTATGTCGTCAACGGCGCCAAGACCTTCATCTCCAACGGCCAGCATTGCGGGCTGCTCATCATCGTCTGCAAGACCGATGCCGCCGAAGCCGCCAAGGGCATCTCGCTGCTCGTTGTCGAACAGCCTCACATACAGCCCGGATTTCGGCGCGGTCGTCTACTGCACAAGATCGGCCAGAAGGGCCAGGACACCGCCGAACTCTTCTTTGAAGATCTGCGGGTTCCCGCCGAAAATCTACTCGGCGGTCGGGAGGGGCTGGGCTTCTACCAGCTGATGAACCAGCTGCCACGCGAGCGCCTGATCATCGGTGTCGGGGCCATCGCGGCCGCCGAGGCCGCACTGGAGCACACGCTGGCCTACACACGCGAACGCAAGGCCTTCGGCAAGCGTCTGCTCGAATTCCAGAATACCCGCTTCAAACTGGCCGAGCGCAAGACCGAGCTGACAATCGGTCGCGTGTTCATCGACCACTGCATCGAGCGCCTGCTCGAAGGCAAGCTTGATGCTGCAACGGCCTCCATGGCGAAGTGGTGGGGCACACAGAAGCAATGCGAGATTGTCGATGAGTGTCTGCAGTTTTTCGGCGGCTACGGCTACATGCTGGAATATCCGATCGCGCGCTTCTATGCCGACGCCCGCGTGCAGAAGATTTACGGCGGCACCAACGAGATCATGAAAGAGCTCATTGCCCGCACGCTGGAGTGA
- a CDS encoding class I SAM-dependent methyltransferase, with protein MNFYERYVLPQLIDLVCALPTFQRERGKVVPLATGRVLEIGIGTGRNMPFYRRDAVQCVCGVDPGLHPRARRRAQALGVEVAELPLSAERIPADDHSFDCAVCTFSLCTIPDPLAALSEIRRTLRPGGRLLFAEHGAAPDAAVRRWQDRVTPYWKHIGGGCHLNREIPELIRRAGFRLESLSSGYAPGPRVLTYLHSGCAVIH; from the coding sequence ATGAATTTCTACGAACGGTATGTGTTGCCGCAACTCATCGACTTGGTTTGCGCTTTACCCACATTTCAGCGCGAGCGCGGCAAAGTCGTTCCCTTGGCGACGGGTCGTGTCCTTGAAATCGGCATCGGCACCGGTCGCAATATGCCGTTTTATCGGCGTGACGCCGTACAGTGTGTCTGCGGCGTCGATCCAGGGCTCCACCCCAGGGCGAGACGTCGCGCGCAGGCACTCGGAGTCGAGGTCGCCGAGTTGCCCCTGTCAGCGGAACGTATACCCGCAGACGACCACAGCTTTGACTGCGCCGTCTGCACGTTCAGCCTGTGCACGATTCCGGATCCGCTAGCGGCACTGTCCGAGATCCGGCGGACCCTCCGGCCAGGCGGGCGGCTACTGTTCGCCGAGCACGGTGCGGCACCCGACGCGGCTGTCCGGCGCTGGCAGGACCGCGTGACACCGTACTGGAAGCACATCGGCGGCGGTTGCCATCTGAACCGAGAGATTCCCGAACTGATCCGCAGGGCCGGCTTCAGGCTTGAATCGCTGTCTTCCGGCTATGCGCCGGGCCCGAGAGTCCTGACCTACCTCCATTCCGGCTGCGCCGTCATCCACTGA
- a CDS encoding alpha/beta fold hydrolase, protein MPHDTASGPLLRPLELNGAGGLRLSAEAAGDPVAQPVLLLHGGGQTRHAWSGTAQRLADAGYYAIAYDARGHGDSQWAPDGDYSADALVADLASVCGTLVAPPVLVGASMGGLTAMVALGESSPPIARALVLVDIAARLEAAGVERVLNFMGAHTSGFATLEEAVDAVAAYNPHRPRPRGTEGLRKNLRKREDGRWYWHWDPRFLNHATRSQAGEALVQQERRIQAAQHITAPSLLVRGGSSDVVSAQGARELQQLIPQAELFDVQDAGHMVAGDRNDVFSHAVIEFLTRTVPPVRP, encoded by the coding sequence ATGCCCCATGACACAGCAAGCGGTCCGCTCCTGCGCCCGCTCGAACTGAACGGCGCGGGTGGCCTGCGCCTCTCGGCCGAGGCCGCCGGAGACCCCGTCGCCCAGCCTGTCCTGCTGCTGCACGGCGGCGGACAAACCCGCCATGCCTGGTCCGGTACCGCGCAGCGGCTGGCGGATGCCGGCTACTACGCCATCGCCTACGATGCCCGAGGGCATGGCGACAGTCAGTGGGCGCCCGACGGGGACTACAGCGCCGATGCGCTGGTCGCCGATCTCGCCTCCGTATGCGGGACTCTCGTCGCGCCACCGGTGCTGGTCGGTGCCTCAATGGGAGGACTGACCGCCATGGTTGCACTCGGCGAGTCGAGCCCCCCGATCGCACGTGCACTCGTCCTTGTGGACATCGCAGCACGCCTAGAGGCCGCCGGTGTCGAGCGTGTCCTGAACTTCATGGGCGCGCACACATCAGGGTTCGCGACACTCGAGGAGGCGGTGGACGCCGTTGCCGCCTACAATCCTCACCGGCCACGCCCGCGCGGCACCGAAGGCCTACGCAAGAATCTTCGCAAGCGCGAGGATGGGCGTTGGTACTGGCATTGGGACCCGCGCTTTCTGAATCACGCCACTCGTTCTCAGGCCGGTGAAGCCTTGGTCCAACAGGAGCGACGCATACAAGCAGCACAGCACATCACCGCACCAAGCTTACTGGTGCGTGGCGGGTCCAGCGATGTGGTTAGCGCACAAGGTGCCCGCGAACTGCAGCAGCTGATTCCGCAGGCTGAGCTGTTCGACGTCCAGGACGCCGGGCATATGGTTGCCGGTGATCGTAACGACGTCTTCAGTCACGCCGTGATCGAGTTTCTAACACGCACCGTGCCGCCGGTTCGGCCCTGA